The sequence ATCGACGTCGAGTTCAAGCAAATCCGCGTTGCTGATTCGCTCGGCGTCGGTGTATCCCTCGAGCAGCCCGCGATGCTCGCGCGTGTGGCGGAACATGGTCGGCAGATCGAGTCCCTCGGGTCGAAAATAGCCGCCGGTGACATCGCCGACGGCGACCACCTTGCACTCGGCTTCGTTCAAGAATTTCGCGGTATGCGAGCCGACGTTGCCGAATCCCTGGATCGCCACTCGCGTTTCCTGTGGCTTCCGCTTCAGGCGGCTCAACAGCTTGATGACGAAGATGCCCACTCCGCGGCCGGTCGCCTCCTCGCGCCCTGGCAGTCCGAACAACTCGACCGGTTTGCCGGTCACGACGGCCGGACTGAAGCCGTGGTACTTACAATACTGGTTCATGATCCAGGCCATCTCGTCGGCGCCGGTTCCCATATCGGGAGCGGGGATGTCGCGATCCGGGCCGATCACGTCGTGAATTTCATCGACGAACTTGCGGGTGATTCGCTCGAGTTCGCGGCGGCTGAGCTTCAGCGGATCGATGGCGATGCCCCCTTTCGCGCCGCCGTAGGGGAGATTGACGACGGCGGTCTTCCAGGTCATCAGTGCGGCCAGCGAGCGAACTTCGTCGAGATCGACCTGCGGATGATAGCGCAGGCCCCCTTTCATCGGGCCGCGCGAGTTGTTGTGCTGCACGCGATAGCCGATGAACGTGGCCAGCTCGCCGTGGTCCATCTCGATGGCGATCTGCACCTGCACCTCGCGCTTGGGAATCAACAACAACCGCCGCATGTTGTCGCTGAGGTCCATCTGGTCCGCGGCGCGGTCGAAATACATCTGAGTTGCGTCAAACGCCCGCATGACCATCGGCCTTTCGCTCGTCGATTCGATTTTCGGCCGGTAAAGGGCCGAATCG comes from Pirellulales bacterium and encodes:
- a CDS encoding Glu/Leu/Phe/Val dehydrogenase dimerization domain-containing protein, with the protein product MLPRLRFGLVTATHDSALYRPKIESTSERPMVMRAFDATQMYFDRAADQMDLSDNMRRLLLIPKREVQVQIAIEMDHGELATFIGYRVQHNNSRGPMKGGLRYHPQVDLDEVRSLAALMTWKTAVVNLPYGGAKGGIAIDPLKLSRRELERITRKFVDEIHDVIGPDRDIPAPDMGTGADEMAWIMNQYCKYHGFSPAVVTGKPVELFGLPGREEATGRGVGIFVIKLLSRLKRKPQETRVAIQGFGNVGSHTAKFLNEAECKVVAVGDVTGGYFRPEGLDLPTMFRHTREHRGLLEGYTDAERISNADLLELDVDLLIPAALGGVITEANAPRIKAPVIVEAANAPIEPQADAILDERGVKVLPDILANAGGVTASYFEWVQNQQHYQWGLNRVRQELDHVLSDAFERVWEISIERKVTLRTAAYILGIGRVGRATVLGGIT